The genomic window CACCGAGATCATGAGGAGGCCCCGGAAGCAGCGGGAGTATCATCTGTTCTTTTCTCATTTCCACTGGGATCACATCATCGGTCTCCCGTTCTTCACCCCTCTCTACGATCCTGGGGTGCGGGTGTGTCTCTATTCTCCTGTACGTCGTTTTCGGGAGTATCTGGAGGTTCTCATGAGCCCGCCATTCTTCCCGGTGACCATGGAGGCGATGAGGGCGGACAAGGAGTTCATCGTGCTGGAGGAGGACGTGCCGTATCGGGTGGGTCGCGGGTTCGTGACCCCCATTCCCATGACGCATCCCGGAGGCAGCTATGCCTACAGGATCGAGAAAGGGGGAAAGGCGGTACTCTACGCCACGGATGTGGAACTGGCGGATGAGGACTTCCTCCCGACCCCGGAGAACCGGAGGAGATTCTCCGGGGTGGATCTCCTCATCATCGACAGTCAGTATACCCTTGGTGAGGCGATAGAGAAGATCAACTGGGGGCATTCCTCGTTCACTCTTGTGGTGGATTTTGCGGTTCGTTGGAAGATCCCGCGCGTACTCCTCTTCCATCATGAGCCCCTCTACGACGACAAGTTCCTCTTCCACAACTGTGAAGCCGCCAGGGAGTACGCGGCCCATCAGGGGGGCGATCTGGATATTCGGCTTGCCCAGGAGGGGGAAATCCATTATGTTTCTGTTGAATGATAAAGAACGTCTCGCACTGTATATTTTATTGAGGAGACATGAAGAGGAACTGGATCCCGTGCTCTCCCGTGTGAAGCACAGGATGGAGAAGTGGCTCTTCGAGCGGTTATCCATCGAAGAGATGAGCGATGTCGAAAGAGTCTACCTTGCACTGAAAGAGGGGGAACAATTATGAAACAGTATGTCAGGACCGTCACGCTCCTCATCCTCTGCAGCGGTCTTGCGCTGGTGGGCCAATATGTGCCCTCTCCTCTTGGAGAGTCGTTCTCCGTGTTCTCCTCTCCCGTCCTGGTGGGAACGGATGCGCTCCTCCTCTCGGAGGACCTCCCCTCAACCGGCATGGTGAACCCGGCAGCGGGGGCGGGAGAACAGCGCACCACCCTGGAGCTTGGCTATACCGGGGGGATCTCTTCCGAGACCGGCTATGCGCTTCATGGTTTCTCTCTGGGGATGGCCTTTCCTACACGATATGGTGTCTTCTCGCCGGCCCTCATGTACGTGGGCTCCGGTATGGATGAGATACCGGTGGGATCGACGTTCGGCGTGTCCCTCACCGCGGCAAAGGACGTGTTCGAGGATGTGTGGGTGGGGATGGGACTCAGAGTCCTCTTCGGCAATGCGGACCGTTACGACGTGGGAGCAGGGGTCGATCTCGGGGCGCTTTTCCTCCTCCAACAGGTGGGGCTCTTCAAGGGTGCGAGGCTCGGAGTCACCTTGGCCGGACTCGGGAAGGGGTATTCGCCTTCTACTGATATCGCAGCGTTTCCCCCTCTCTTTACGCCGGGGATCACCTTCGACGGACTCCTCTTCGATGGATCGATGGCTTCTCTCCGGGTGGGCGCAGGACTCTCTTTCCCCTCCTTTCAGAATGCGATTCTCAAGACCGGCTTCCGACTTGGTTTCGGCGACGTGGTGGAGATCTACACGGGATACGTGGTGAATGCCCGGGAATGGTTCGACGAGGATGTCCCTCTTCAGCATGTGTACCCCTCGATCTCGGTGGGGGCGAGCTTCCCTGTCGAGCTCCAGCAGTCGAAGGGACTCCTGGCGGAACAGGGGTGGACGAAGAGCGAGCTCAGGCCGCGGTTCGCCCTCGCCCCGCTCAACCGGGGACTCTGGCTTTTCTCCGGAGGGGTGAACGTACCGCTCGGGGTGATCGACAGGAATCCCCCGAAGGTCGAGATCTCGTATCCTGAAAACCCCTACATCTCTCCGAACAACGACGGAGTCCAGGACGAGCTCCTCCTCCCGCTCTCCATCACGGATGAGCGTTTCGTGATGGGGTATACGCTCGTGGTCGAGGATGAGCAGGGATCCGAAGTCCGCAGAATAGAGAACAAGGAAGTACGACCCACCGAACGAGACGTGAAGACCTTTTTCAAGGAACTCGTGAGGCCCAAATCGGGCATCCCGGTTCCGGAGAGCCTGAGATGGGACGGGTTCGGCGAGAGCGGAGGGGTGGTCCCCGATGGGACGTACTTCGTGCACCTCGAGGCATGGGACGACAACGGGAACACCATCTCCACCGAGCCCTACAGAGTGGTGGTGGACGCCACGCCGCCCCGTGTGGACGTGAAGGTAGCGAGTGAGGATGCGAAGATCTTCTCCCCGAACGGCGACGGGTTCAAGGACGAGGTGGAGATTGTCCAGGAAGGCTCTGTCGAGGAACGCTGGGAAGGCCGTATTCTCACCCAGAAAGGGGAGGTGGTGCGACGCTTCGAGTGGAGGGATGCAGCCCCCCAGACCATCGTGTGGGATGGAAAGGACGACGAGGGGACCCTGTGTCCGGATGGTGTCTACTCCTATGAGATCGCTGCGAAGGACAGGGCCGGAAATGCCGTGAAGGCCACCATCACGAACCTCGTGATAAGTACCGAGCCGACTCCCGTGGCCCTCAAAGTGGACGCTGCCTATTTCTCTCCGAACGGGGATGGGGTGAAGGATGTGATCCGTTTCGAGCTCGATGTTCCTGTGAAGCGAGGTATCGTGAGGTGGTCGCTCCAGATCGTGGAGATTCCTTCCAGGAACACGGTGTACAGACGGGAAGGCACCGATGTTCCTCCTGCCTCGTTTGTCTTCGATGGCAAGACCGCCGACGGAAGGGTGCTCCCCGAAGGCGAATACCAGGCCCTCCTCATGGTCGAATATCAGAACGGTAACCGCCCCGAGGCGGGAACGCCCACGTTCGTACTCGATATCACGCCTCCCTCTGTGATGGTGGAAATCCCCGACCCCATCTTCTCTCCAAACGGTGACGGGAGAAAGGACACCCTCCCCATCATCCACAAGAATGCCACGAAGGATCCTGTCTGGAAGGCCTCGATCCATAGGGAGGATGGTGTTCTCGTGCGTACCTTCTCCTGGCAGAACGGTCTGCCCGAGCGGTTCGAGTGGGACGGTCGTACCGAGGGCACGGGTCTTGCGCTCGATGGACGTTACTACTATCTCGTTGAAGCCACCGACCAGGCCGGCAACTCCTTCACCTCCGAGCGGGTCTTTTTCACGCTCTCCACGGAGCAGACACCGGTCCTCCTTTCGGTGAACTATGACATCTTCTCTCCCAACGGCGACGGCCGACGGGACAGCCTCATCTTCTATCCTCAGATAAAGGAGACCTCCCTCCTCAGGAGCTATACGCTGAAGGTGCTCTCAGAGAAGGGGGAGGTGGTCCGGAGTTTCACCGGGGGAAACAGAATACCCGAACAGATCGTCTGGAACGGCAGGAATGAAAAGGGAGAGACGGTTCCCGATGGAGGGTACACTGCGGAACTGACCGCAGAGTTTACCAATGGGAACATTGCATCGGCCAAGGTCTCTCGCTTCGTGGTGGACACGAAGGCGCCCGCGCTCACCTTCACGGTGGAGAATCGCATCTTCTCACCCAACGGGGACGGCAAGAAGGATGTGTGTATCTTCAGACAGAGCTCCCCTGACAGTGCGGTGTGGGTGGCCCACATCCGTGATACACAGGGGAAGATACTCCGAGAGTTCCGATGGGAGGGGACTGTCACCGACCTCCTCTGGGATGGCACCGATAGCGCGGGGAACAAGGTGAAGGACGGGACCTACACGTACATCCTCACAGGAAGGGATGCTGCGGAGAACGAGGTGGTGCGGAAGGTGGACGAGATCGTTCTCGATACCCGACCGGTGAGGGTCTTCCTCACGGTGACCCACCCGGCCTTCTCCCCCAACGGTGACGGCAACCTGGACGTCCAGCCGATCAAGGTCTATACCTCACCCTCGGATGGGATCGAGGAGTGGACCCTGGAATTCGTGAGAGACGGGAAGGTGGAGAAGCGACTGTCCGGGAAGGAGATCGCCTCGGAGTACTCCCTCAACTGGGACGGCAAGAGCGATGCGGGTGACTACCGGGAAGGTACCTATGTGGTCCGTTATACGGTGAAATACCTCCGGGGTGATGAGATGACGGTGGAATCGTCGCCCTTCGTGCTCGATGTGCAGCCTCCGGAACTGTCGATATCCCTCTCCCCGACGCCCTTCTCCCCCGACAATGACGGTGTGGACGATGAGCTCGCCATCTCCATCCGAGCCCGTGACCTGACCGGGATTCAGACGTGGGAGATCGTGATCACGGATCCGTATGGGAATCCCTTCACCCGGTTCGGAGGGCAGGGCTCTCCCGCTCCACAGATCATCTGGGACGGCCGATCCCTCTCCGGGGAACTCGTCTCCTCGGCAGAAGACTATCCCCTCATCTTTACCGCGACCGATAGGGTCGGAAATACCGCCCGGTTCGAAACCAAGGTGAGCGTGGATGTCCTTGTGATACGGGAAGGTGACAAACTCAAGATCAAGATCTCGAGCATCCACTTCCCACCGAACAAGGCGGACCTCATCTTGGATGAGAGCGAGGAAGGTCGGAAGAACCGCGCGATCATCGAGCGGCTCGTTCAGATCTTCACCAAGTACCGGCGGTACAAGATCAGGATCGAGGGACATGCCGTGAACCTCTCCGGTACCGAGCGTGAGGAACGGGAAGAGCTCGTTCCCCTCTCCCTCGCCCGTGCCGAGGCTGTCAAGCAGGCCCTGGTGGCCATGGGGCTCGACCCGGGGAGGATTACCACCGCCGGCATGGGGGGAAGGTTCCCCATCGTACCCCATACGGACGAAAAGAACAGATGGAAGAACAGAAGGGTGGAGTTCATCCTTCTCAAGGAATAGCGTGGTGAGGCACCGAAGGGATGAAATGAGGGATGCATGAAGAGAACCGTGAGAAGTTTCCTCCGCTCGGTAGGTCTGATGCTCCTTTTCGTGATGATCCTGCTTCTCGTGGTGGGGGGAGGGGCGATATACCTCTCCCTCCCCACCACTCGGGATGAGACCTCCTCTTCACTCTTCATCGTGTATCGAGGCGATACGGGCAAGAGTGTATCGACGCGCCTGGCGGATCAGGGCTACATACGCAGCGCGCTGGCGTTCGAACTCCTTCTCTACCTCACGAATACCGCCCATCGGATCAGGGCCGGGGGCTACCTTCTCTCTCCCTCCATGTCGCTCTTCCAGGTCCACGAGAAGCTGACATCTGGTGGGGAGACATATGCACGCATCACGATCCCCGAGGGATGGACGGCCTCACGGATAGGGAGACTTTTGGAGAGAGAGGGGTTCGGTACAGAGGAGGCGTTCCTCCGTCTCATCGAGGATCCTGGCCTCATTGCGGAGCTGGGTGTGGATGCGACCACGCTGGAGGGATACCTTTTCCCTGAAACCTATTTTTTCTCGTATGGCACCTCGCAGAGAGAGATCGTGAAGGCTCTGGTGACAACGTTCAAGAGACGTGTCACCCCGCTTTTGCCTGAAGGAGAGAGCATCTCTTCGTCCTGGTTCTATCGGCGTCTCATCCTCGCTTCGATCGTGGAACGGGAGTACAGGGATCCCGAGGAGGCCCCTCTCATCGCCTCGGTGTTCCTCAATCGTCTCGAGAGGCACATTCCTCTTGAGTCGTGCGCCACGGTGGAATACGTCCTCACGGAGGAACTTGGACAGCCGCCACGGAGCGTGCTCACCTATGACGATCTCCAGGTTGACTCCCCCTTCAATACGTACCGGCGGATGGGACTCCCTCCGCACCCCATCTCCAACCCCGGCCTTGTCGCCATCCGGGCGGCGCTCGAGCCGGCCAAGACCGACTATCTGTATTTCGTGTTGAAGGACCCGCAGAACGGCAGACATTATTTCTCCCGGTCGTTCGAAGAACACGTCGAGGCGAAGTACCTCTATCTCAAGCCCGTTTCACCCTAGGGTGATATCGAGAGACCATGGCGAGAATACCGCAAGAGATCATCGAAGAAATCCAGAGAAGGGTGGATGTGCTTTCTCTGGTGGGGGAATACACCTCCCTTCGAAGAACCGGCAACTCCTACATGGGGCTCTGTCCCTTCCATGCGGATTCCGATCCTTCCTTTTCCGTGGATCCCGAGAAAGGGCTCTTCTATTGCTTCGGATGTCACAAAGGAGGCAATATCTTTCAGTTCGTGATGGAGGTGGAGCACTGTACGTTCTACGAGGCGGTGGAGCGACTTGCGGAGAGAGCCGGTGTCTCGATCACAGCGAAGGTCACACCTGAGGAAGAGGCCTCCTTCAAGAAGGAACGGGCGCTTCAGGATCTCAATCTCCGTCTCGTGGGCCTGTTCGAACATTTTCTCCATTCGAGGGAGGAGGGGAGAGCCGCGAGGGAGTATTGTGTTTCCCGAGGGATCGACCTCTCGTGGGCACGAGATACCTTTCACCTGGGGTATGCACCACACGACCCGTGCTGGCTCTATCGCTTCCTCCGCAGGAAGGGATATTCGGAGGAGCTCCTCCATGTCTCCGGACTCTTTTCAGCCAAGAGAGAGGGGTACGCCATATTCTCTCATAGACTCATCTTCCCCATCTACGATGTGAGCGGGAAGGTCGTGGGATTCGGGGGAAGAGCGCTTCGTGAGGATCAGCAGCCCAAGTATCTGAATTCCCCGGAAACCTCTCTTTTCAAGAAGAAGAGACTCCTCTACGGGCTCCATCGGGCACTTCCGGAACTCAAAAAGACGAAGAAGGTGATCCTCGTGGAAGGGTATATCGATGTCCTCCTTCTCCACCAGCATGGTATCATGAACGTGGTTGCTCCCCTGGGTACGGCCTTTTCCCGAGAACAGGCGATTCAGTTGAAACGTTACGCCGATAGTATTATCTTTTTCTTTGATGGTGACACTGCCGGGGAACGAGCTGCCCAGCGTGCCGGGATGATATGTGAAGCAGTGGACTTCTCATGTAGGATGGTGGTACCACCGCGGGGAGAGGATCCTGCATCCTTTCTCCAGAAAAAGGGAGTGGAAGAAGTACGACAGATCCTTATGGAAGAGAAAGACGTGTTTCAGTGCCTCTTGGAAAGAAGAGTGAAAGAAGGTATACTGACGTCTTCCGAAACCGATATGCGTGAGTTCGTCACGTCCATGTTTTCATACATTCGTTCCGTTCAGAGCACCATGAGGCGGGAACGGCTTCTGGAGGAAATGGCAGAATCGATGGGTGTCTCGTTGGGGGCCATAAAAGAGGATTTCGACCGCTTTCAATCGTCGGAGGGGAACTCCGCTCCCTTGTCCACTACTATGGGGAGGAATCGCAGGAGGACCACCGAGGTCTTCCTCTTCCAGGCTCTCTGCGCCCATCCGGAGTACTATACCGTGGTGAGACCTCTCATCCAGGAGGACGCCCTGGAGGATGCCTCTGCAAAGGAGCTTTTTTTTGCGCTTGAGGAATGTCTGAGGGCGGGGACCATGGATCGGCCGGATGCGGTGCTCGAACACGTGACCGACGAGAAGGCCCGGGAGCTCGCCTTGGAGGCCGTGTTCTCCGGGGAATTCGAGGTGCCTCTCGAGGCGGTGAGAGAGGCGGTGTTCAGATGGAGGGAGCAGTGGCTCCACAGACGAAGAAGGGAGATAGAGCGAAAGATAGCCTTGTACGAGCGAGAGGGAGGGGATATCCAGGAGCTCCTTCTTGAAAAGATGTACCTCGACAAGGAACTCGAGAAATTGAGAGGGTATGAGCGATATGGAAAAACATCAGAATAATACTCCATCCACGACCATGCACCCTTCGGTTCAGAAACTCATAGAATATGGGAAGAGGAAGGGGATCCTCACATACGACGATCTCTCCGATTTCCTCCCGGAGGAGATCTCTGATTCCGAAGAGAAGATTCAGGAGGTGCTCGCTGTTCTGGAAGAGGCGCACATCCAGGTGGTGGAGGAGGATGATTCGGAAGGAGGAGAATCGAAGGCGAAGAACCGGCGAAGGGTGGTGATCACCGAACGAGAAGGGAGTACGGATGACCCCATACGGCTCTACCTCAGGGAAATAGGACGGGAGAACCTGCTCACCGCCGAAGAAGAGGTGTCCCTGTCCAAACAGATGGAGGAAGGGGAGACTATCATCAAAGAGGTGCTCAAGCACTCAGGTGTCCTCCTCTCCCTCTTCTACCAGGTCGCTCAGAAGATCTTTTCGAAGAAGAATCCCGAGGATCTGGGACTCACGAAGGAAGAACTTACCGAATATCTAGCTGAGAAAAAGCGTCTTCAGCAGGCGTACAGGGATTTCCTCAAGAAGATCGCCGTCTCCCTCAAACAATACCATGAGGAGAAGCGACGGCTCCTGCAGCGGGGAGTAAATATCCTCGAGCACGAGGAGTTCCTGAAGACAAGGGATAACCTTCTTCTGAAAGCCGCTGAGATCCCTCTCCAGCAAGAGGAGATACAGCAACTTCAGCAGAAGTTTCTCGATACCGCGCGCAAGATAGAGGAATACCGACGGGAGCAGGAATCCATCGAACGCCGTCTCGGGGTGAAGGATGTCCGGGAACTGCGTCTGCTTGGCAGGGGGCTCGCCTCTGCCGATGAACGAAAGAGGATCGAAGAACGGCTCAATATGAGTGCTGAAGACATAAAAGAGACGATCCGTCAATTCCAACTCACTGAAAAGAAGCTCAAGGCCTTTGAGATCGAGTTTGAGGCCACCATCCCCCAGATCCTGGAGATGAGCAAAGAGATCGCGCGGGGACATCATCTGATGAAGACCGCGAAGGACAAACTCATCCAGGCGAATCTCAGGTTGGTGGTGAGTATCGCAAAGAAATATACGAACAGGGGACTTCACTTCTTCGATCTGGTCCAAGAGGGAAACATCGGACTCATCAAGGCTGTGGAAAAGTTCGAATACAGAAAAGGCTACAAATTCTCCACCTATGCGACATGGTGGATCCGTCAGGCGATCACACGTTCGATTTCCGATCAGGCGAGAACCATCAGGGTACCGGTACACATGATCGAACAGATCAACAAGGTGCAGAGGGAGGCGCGACAGCTCATGCAAGTACTCGGTCGAGAACCCACCGATGAGGAGATCGCCGACCGTCTGGGATGGCCTCTCAGCAGGGTCAAGTCGGTGAAGAACGTGGCTCGTGAGCCCATCTCCCTCGAGAGTCCCATAGGGGAAGAGGAGGATTCGAGCGTGGGGGACTTCATCGAGGACAAGACGGCGATCAATCCTTCCCATCAGACAGCCTATGCGCTCCTCCAGCAACAGATCAAGGATGTCCTCGCGACTCTTCCTCCACGGGAACAGGAGGTGTTGAAGATGCGGTTCGGTCTGGAAGATGGTTACTCCCTCACCCTGGAAGAGGTGGGTCTGTACTTCAACGTCACCAGGGAGAGGATCAGACAGATAGAAGCGAAAGCCCTCCGGCGTCTCCGCCATCCAAAGAGGAGCCGCCGTCTCAAAGACTATCTCGAAGAATAACCTTTGTATGGAGAGGTGGACATGAACATCACGGAAATCCTGAGCACACTCCAGGAGCTACAGACAGTTCTCAGTAAAAAGTTCAAGTTGCAAAAGGAAATGAAGGAACTTCCCCATACCCTTACCGCGAAGAAAGAGATGCTGGTTCGACTCAAGGAAGATTTCCTTCAGAAGAACCAGCGGTACGAACAGGTGAAATCGAAAGTCAAGGAGCTCCGGGAACAGCTCGCCGAAGCCGAACAGAAACGGGCGGAGTTGGAGGCCCGGATGGAGTTCCTGCAGACCCAGCGGGAGTTCGAGGCGCAGGACAAAGAGATAAGGATGGCGGCGGAGAAGGAACAGCAGATCCGCAGGGATCTGCAGCGCGAGGAGTCGAGGATGGAGGAGATAAAGCAGGAACTCGAGCGGGAGAGATTGCTCATCGAGGAACAGGAGAAGGAGATCTCGAAGGAAGAAGAAGCAATCCAGTCCTCACTCCAGGAGAAGATGAAAGTCCTGGAGGAACTCAAGAGAGAGGAAGAGAAGATCGGTCCCCTTCTGGATCCCGATATGGTGTTCAAATTCTCTCGAATCATCCAGAGCAAAGAGGGGGTCGGGATCGTTCCGGTGATCAAAGACGTGTGTCAAGGATGTTTCATGCTGCTTCCCCGGGAGTTCGTCAACAGGATACGTCGGGGAGAGGAGATCATCTTCTGTCCCCATTGTTCCAGGATTCTCTTTTTCCAGGAGGTTCCGGAAGAGGTGCCCCAAGTGGAAGAGGAGGAGGAGTCCTTCGGTGAGCTTTCGGATCTTGTGGACGAGGATGAGCTCTTTGAAGATGATCTGATCGACGACGAGGACTCCATCGACTTTCTCGGAGAGGAGGAGGAAGAAGGAGAAACCATCGCGCCTTCGACCCTCCTCAAGCACAAGGAAGCACCCGAGGAAGAGATTGAAGAAGATCTGGACGAGGAAGATCTGGATCATCCACTCGAGGAGGAAGATATCGATATCGAGGATGAGGTGGACGAGTTGGAAGAAGAGGAGGAAGAGGAGGAGATCGACGAAGATATTGACGAATATGACGAAGACTGAGCACATTGTATAGTGCCGGCAGGTCGGGCCATCGCCTCCTGATCTCATGGAGGAGGAAAGTCCGGGCTCCATAGAGCAGGGTACCAGATAACATCTGGGAGGAGATGCGATACCATCTCCGACAGAAAGTGCCACAGAAAGGATACCGCCTGCCCCTCTGGCAGGTAAGGGTGAAATGGTGGGGTAAGAGCCCACCGGCACGCTGGTAACAGTGGGCGCAGGGCAAACCTTACCCGGAGCAAGGTCAAGCAGCGGGGGCTTGCTCGGCCGTACAACCCGCGGGTGGACCGCTCCAGCCTCAAGGCGACCAGATAAATGATGGCCTAGAACAGAACCCGGCTTACGGGCCTGCCGGCTTTTTCATTGACTTTTTTCTACTTTTGTAATTAAATGAGCGCACCCCATGAGTGCGCTGTATGTATCTGGATCCTCTGGACGACGACGCGGGCGGAGATCGTTCTTCTTTATAGGGATAGGGGTTTTCCTCAGCCTCATCCTGGCAGGGGGGGCTTTCTTTTTCTGGAAAAATGAGGAAACGATGTCTCAATCGTTGAGGAGTCTCCTCGAGGCAGGCGATTATATCGCCCTGAAAGACGAGACCGAGGGAATCCTCGAGGAGAATCCGATAGATCAACATGCACTTCTCCTCAATGCATATGCGAACTTCATGCTTGGAATGGGTGAGATAGAGGAAGAGCAGCGTCAGGAGTTTTTTGACGCCTCGATTGTAGCCTTTCGGAAACTCCTCATCCTGAGGTCCCTCACTCCTGAAATAGCCTATATGCTCGGCAAGGCCTATTTCCATAAAGGGGAGTTCTATGCCGACCTTTCCTCATACTACCTGGATTATGCTCTTTCCAAGGGGTACGAGGCTGCAGACCTTCTGGAATATCTGGGACTGTCAGCTGCACGAGAAGGGGATTATTCGAAAAGCAGTGAGTTCTTCCTTCGCGCGAAGGATCAGGGCAAGGATTCTCCACTCCTCGACCTCGCACTCGCTCGATCGCTTATAGAGCTCGGTGACTATGATCGTGCGCATGACCTGCTTTTACCTCTCGCTGAGCAATCGAACCGAGAGTATCAGGTGGAAGCACTCCTCCTCCTGGGGGAATTGCACTATCGTGCTCAGCGATACGAGGATGCGAGAGATTACCTCGAGAAGCTCGTCCAGATACAGGAAAGCGCGGAGGCCTATTTCTATCTCGGAGAGATAGCCTCACACGCGGGAGACCAGATAAAGGCTCGATCTTTTTGGCGAAAAGCGTTACAAATAAATCCTAACCACCTCCTCTCTCTTGAGAGGTTGAGTGCTCATTAACATGGGGGTCTTTCTATGGGAATGTCCAGGCTGTTTCAGAATCTCTCTCCCGATATCGGAATCGATCTGGGAACCTGTAACACGCTGATCTATGTGCGGGGGAAGGGGATCGTCATCAACGAACCCTCCGTGGTGGCCGTGGAACGGGGAACGAAGAGACTTCTGGCGGTGGGGGAAGAGGCCAAGAGAATGCTCTGGAAGACTCCCGGAGAGATCGTGGCGATACGACCGCTCCGGGATGGGGTGATCGCGGATCTCGAGACCACCGAGAAGATGATCCGTTACTTCATAGAGAAGGTCTTTTCGAAGCGATGGCTCATCAAACCGCGGATGGTCATAGGCGTTCCTTCCTGTATCACCGAGGTGGAGAGGAAGGCGGTCGAGGAGAGTGGCTATAAAGCAGGCGCGCGTGAAGTGAAAGTCATCGAGGAGTCTCTTGCAGCCGCGATAGGCGCCGATATACCCATCTATGAACCTGCAGGCCATATGGTATGCGATATCGGGGGAGGGACTTCCGAAATATCCGTGATTTCTCTGGGTGGCATGGTGGTCACCAATGCCATACGTATAGGTGGGGATGAGTTCGATGAGGCCATCATCAAACATATCAGAAACGTGCACAACCTCATAATCGGAGAACAGACTGCGGAGTCCCTGAAGAAGAATATCGGTAACGCCATGCCGGAAGGGAAGATAGAAAAGATGGAAATCAAGGGGACCGATGCGATCACCGGTCTCCCCCGACGCCTTGAGATCGACAGTGTTGAGGTGAGAGAGTCGCTTCAGGAGCCCCTGGTGGCCATCATCGAGGAAATAAAGAAGACCCTCGGTGAGACCCCTCCTGAGCTGGCCGCAGATATCGTGGAGAGAGGGATCGTCCTCACCGGTGGGGGGGCTCTCCTCAAAGGATTCGACAAACTGGTCGCAAAGGAAACCGGGGTTCCGGTGTTCGTGGCGGAGAACCCTCTCGAATGTGTGGCGATAGGGGCTGGTCTCTATTTTGAATATGAAAAGGCCATGCAGAAGAGTAGGCTCGGGAATCTATGAAGACCGATAGGTGGCGGGATCGCCTCTTCTTCACGGGCGGACTCTACGGAGTGCTCCTGGTGTTGTTGTTGTCTTCTCTGGGAATGGGCGAGACGCTGTCCTTTGGTTTTTTTTCGTATCTATATAGATTTGGAGGGAAAATAGGGGAGACGGTAACCTCTACGCTTTCGAACATCCGCTCCAGAGACCGGTTGCTCAAGGAGAACGAGGCGTTGAGGAGGGAGCTCGACCGATATCGAGGTTTGTATATCGAATATCTCGCTTTGAAAGAAGAATATATGAAGAGCAGAGCCGTGCTTGGACTTCAGGAGGGATTGGGCTATCGCTCCGTGGCGGCAAGGGTACTGGCCGACGAGCCCTCGCTTCTCTTCAGCGGTTTCATAATCGATCGAGGCCGCTCCACAGGGATACAGAAGGGGCTTCCCGTGGTGACCCTCGAGGGTTCCAGACTGTTACTCATAGGGAAGATCGATGAGGTGGGCGGCTCTACATCCCGGGTCATACCCCTCTTTCGACGGAATTTCTATGTCGCCGCTGAACTCGTGGAGACTGGATTACAGGGGCTCGTCCATGGGGCAGGGGAGGGGACGGTGGTGATGGAATACATTCCCAAGACGGAGAAACACAGGGTGAGTGTAGGAGAGGTGGTTGTCACTTCCCATCGCTCCACAG from Spirochaeta thermophila DSM 6192 includes these protein-coding regions:
- the mreC gene encoding rod shape-determining protein MreC, translated to MKTDRWRDRLFFTGGLYGVLLVLLLSSLGMGETLSFGFFSYLYRFGGKIGETVTSTLSNIRSRDRLLKENEALRRELDRYRGLYIEYLALKEEYMKSRAVLGLQEGLGYRSVAARVLADEPSLLFSGFIIDRGRSTGIQKGLPVVTLEGSRLLLIGKIDEVGGSTSRVIPLFRRNFYVAAELVETGLQGLVHGAGEGTVVMEYIPKTEKHRVSVGEVVVTSHRSTVFPPGIEIGRVEKIVSYPHESSLLLYLRPSMDPHVLTDVFVLLPDDEDES